A window of Nocardioidaceae bacterium genomic DNA:
GCCGATGGAGATCACCTGCTTGCCGCCACCGGACAGCGTGCCCATGATCGAGGCCCCGCCACCGACGTCGGACCCGTCGCCGACGACGACTCCGGCGCTGATGCGTCCCTCGATCATCGAGGACCCCAGGGTGCCGGCGTTGAAGTTGCAGAACCCCTCGTGCATCACCGTGGTGCCCTCGGCCAGGTAGGCCCCGAGGCGTACGCGGTCGGCGTCGGCGACGCGTACGCCCGAGGGCACGACGTAGTCGACCATGCGCGGGAACTTGTCCACGCCGTAGACGGTGACGTGGTGCCCCGCAGCCACGAGCCGCAGCCGCGTCATCTCGAAGCCCGGCACGGCGCACGGCCCGAGGTTGGTCCACACGACGTTGGACAGCAGGCCGAACAGACCTTCCATCGACGTGCCGTGCGGCGCCACGAGCCGGTGGCTGAGCAGGTGCAGCCGCAGCCAGGCCTGGGTGGTGAGCTCGGGGGCGGCGGCCAGGTCGTCGTCGGTGACGGTGACGACCTCGCGGCGTACGCCCCGCAGCTCGGCCAGCGCGCTCACGCGGGGGTCCTCGACCAGGGCGGTCAGCTCCGCCGGGGCCGTCGCGTCGGCCACGGTGTCGGCCGGCGCGGGACCCAGGGCCGGGGCGGGGAACCAGACGTCGAGGACGGTGCCGTCCGCGCTGGTGCCGTCGGCGACGACGGTGGCCACACCGTGGCCCCAGGCGGAGGTGGCGGGCGCCGGACGTGCGGTCGCGGGATCGGTCGAGGAGGTCTGTGCGGTCACGGGCCCAGCCTACGGAGGGCCGAGAGGGCCCTGACCGGGGCGCTTCCTTGCCCTAGTCTCGTCGTCCATGAGCTCGACAGGCGAAGGTATGGCCCGCTGGAAGAACCTCGTGATGGACACGGCCATCGACGAGACGACACTCGGCAGCTTCTGGGCGGCGGCCCTCGGCGACGGGGTGCTGAGCGACAACATGGTCGACGGGGCGCCCGACGTGCAGGTGCCGCCGGGTGAGGTGACACCGCTGGGCATCCGGATGCTCCCGATCGGTGAGCACCCCGCGACCCGCAACCACGTGCACCTCGACATCTTCACCGACTCCGTGGAGTCGTTGCTCGAGCTGGGCGCCAGCCCGCACGAGTCCGGCGAGATGCCCGAGGGGCTGCCGTGGACGGTGATGCGCGACCCCGAGGGCGGGGAGTTCTGCGCCTTCGTCCGGGAGCCCGCCCCGCGGTACCGCCTCCACGCCGTGGTCGTCGACAGCACGGACCCCGAGCGCGCGGCCCGCTGGTGGGGCGAGGTCTTCGGCGTCGAGCCGCTGGACCACGAGGACCACTGGACACTGGCGGGCGT
This region includes:
- the dapD gene encoding 2,3,4,5-tetrahydropyridine-2,6-dicarboxylate N-succinyltransferase; its protein translation is MTAQTSSTDPATARPAPATSAWGHGVATVVADGTSADGTVLDVWFPAPALGPAPADTVADATAPAELTALVEDPRVSALAELRGVRREVVTVTDDDLAAAPELTTQAWLRLHLLSHRLVAPHGTSMEGLFGLLSNVVWTNLGPCAVPGFEMTRLRLVAAGHHVTVYGVDKFPRMVDYVVPSGVRVADADRVRLGAYLAEGTTVMHEGFCNFNAGTLGSSMIEGRISAGVVVGDGSDVGGGASIMGTLSGGGKQVISIGERCLLGANAGIGISLGDDCAVEAGCYVTAGTKVLLVGTDRDGETVKAAELSGVPGLLFRRNSSTGAVEAVARQGTGVELNAALHAN